A genomic segment from Gracilimonas sediminicola encodes:
- a CDS encoding aminotransferase class I/II-fold pyridoxal phosphate-dependent enzyme, with protein sequence MDLFDKLEGRPSPLGPFTSEGYGYYTFPKLEGPLGPEMKFNGKDMVVWSINDYLGIGSNEEIKKVDTEATEKYSLSAPMGARLMTGNTTEHEKLEEELAAFVHKESAQLLNYGYQGIMSTIHSLVDRNDFLIYDELSHACIVDGKQLSMADKSVFKHNDIESFKKQLYRADKKRKDNSSILVVTEGVFGMTGDLGILKEIIELKKEVPFRLLVDDAHGIGTMGEDGSGTGTHLGIQDGIDVYFGTFAKSFALIGAFIASEPRVIEFLKANSRSQVFAKSLPLPMAVTARKRLQMIKDHPEWREQLWSNTLKLREGLRDLGYTVLPSESPVTPVLTKGSTDLCQDIMRKLREEHGVFVSGVAYPVVPKGTVLIRLIPTAAHNDAHIEKTLKAFGAIKEFVFEAAEKLSA encoded by the coding sequence ATGGATTTATTTGATAAGCTTGAGGGCCGTCCAAGTCCACTTGGCCCATTCACTTCTGAAGGTTACGGGTACTACACTTTTCCTAAACTGGAAGGACCTTTAGGACCGGAAATGAAATTCAACGGCAAGGATATGGTCGTTTGGAGTATAAACGACTACCTCGGTATTGGAAGCAACGAGGAAATTAAAAAAGTGGACACAGAAGCCACTGAAAAATACAGCCTGAGCGCGCCAATGGGTGCCCGGCTGATGACCGGCAACACTACCGAGCATGAAAAACTGGAAGAAGAACTGGCAGCTTTTGTACACAAAGAATCTGCTCAGCTACTCAACTACGGTTATCAGGGCATTATGAGTACCATCCACTCCCTGGTAGATCGCAATGACTTCCTTATTTACGATGAGCTGAGCCACGCTTGTATTGTAGATGGTAAGCAGCTTTCCATGGCCGACAAGTCTGTGTTTAAGCACAACGACATTGAAAGCTTCAAAAAACAACTATACCGTGCCGACAAAAAGCGCAAAGACAATTCTTCCATCCTTGTTGTAACGGAAGGTGTTTTTGGCATGACCGGAGACCTCGGTATTCTTAAAGAAATTATTGAGCTCAAAAAAGAAGTACCTTTCCGCTTGCTGGTAGATGATGCTCACGGTATTGGAACAATGGGTGAAGACGGTTCCGGTACAGGAACGCACCTTGGCATTCAGGATGGAATCGATGTTTACTTCGGTACTTTCGCAAAATCATTTGCCCTGATCGGAGCTTTTATTGCTTCTGAGCCTCGTGTTATCGAATTCCTCAAAGCCAATTCACGCAGTCAGGTATTTGCAAAATCACTCCCACTACCAATGGCTGTTACCGCACGTAAACGCCTGCAGATGATTAAAGATCATCCTGAGTGGAGAGAACAACTGTGGAGTAATACACTCAAACTTCGCGAAGGACTTCGTGATCTGGGATATACGGTTCTTCCATCCGAAAGCCCCGTAACTCCGGTTCTGACCAAAGGAAGCACGGACCTTTGCCAGGATATTATGCGCAAGCTTCGTGAAGAACACGGCGTATTTGTAAGTGGTGTTGCCTATCCGGTAGTTCCAAAAGGAACGGTCCTGATTCGCCTCATCCCTACCGCAGCTCATAACGATGCACACATCGAGAAAACTCTTAAAGCCTTTGGCGCCATCAAAGAGTTTGTATTCGAAGCTGCTGAAAAGCTTAGTGCTTAA
- the secA gene encoding preprotein translocase subunit SecA: MDILDKVGKVITKVFGSKSEKDIKKIQPIVDEIKSYEEQMKQLSDDELKGKTEEFKQKIKDATAETIAEIKEIKKQLDDIENIGPGEHREMAEHLEELEQQELDIIEEVMDDILPEAFAVLKDTCRRFVGKSWKVGGNEITWEMVPYDVQLIGAIVLHQGRIAEMKTGEGKTLVAIFPAYLNALAGKGVHVVTVNNYLAMRDAEWNEPIFNFHGLHVDCVDRYQPSTEQRRKAYKADITYGTNNEFGFDYLRDNMVVEQEQLVQREHHYTIIDEVDSILIDEARTPLIISGPVPQDNKSGKYVEMKPRVESLVNAQKKLVANLVKEGKELLDEGDEEKAGLALFRAVRGFPKNSQLRKLQQDPKIQKLIQSTESFYLQDNAKNMPVVDEYLFYAVDPKMNSIEMTEKGREFITKKGEDEDFFVIPDLGEETAVIEKEIEELEEEKLNEIKKNDDFSEEYKEKKIAEAKQEVRQERERKFNDLHRLFAERGDRIHTVNQLLKAYTNFEREEEYIVQDGKVNIVDEHTGRVLSGRRYSDGLHQAIEAKEEVKVEASTQTYATITLQNYFRMYNKLAGMTGTAETEEGEFNEIYELDVVVIPTNKPIARDDKEDLVFKTKREKFNASVEKIREYHKKGQPVLVGTTSVDVSEKLSRMLQRAGIPHNVLNAKQHAKESEIVKQAGEIGAVTVATNMAGRGTDIKLAKGVKEKGGLAILGTERHESRRIDLQLRGRAGRQGDPGESQFYVSLEDDLMALFMSDRVANVMDKLSFEEGEVITHPWITKSLERAQSKVEQNNFSIRKRQLEYDDVLNNQRNVIYARRKHALSGDQLRTDIMDMLDDLIESTVEEHVAAGDYDGLHESVLRHLAVDVDYDREKWFNMNERDLADHIIDKAIAAYRKKEERMAKPLYEVMKRITEANPENRPDKVQVIFTDGIRRMRIVVDVESALENEGREVARSLEKSAILSIIDQKWMEHLRELDSVKEGIGLRSFAQKDPLLEYKREAFDMFKMLLDDINQEAISLIWKAVPEVQAEDSKLEKAQKQKSRFDTSSMETQHADSTGMGLKAPAQPQQNGGQKPQGGNAKRQPVEVADEPGRNDYVTVQNMSSGETKEIKWKYAKRMVDEEGWVVVEK; this comes from the coding sequence ATGGATATATTAGATAAAGTTGGTAAGGTGATTACCAAAGTCTTTGGTTCCAAGAGTGAGAAGGACATTAAAAAGATTCAGCCTATCGTAGATGAAATCAAGAGCTACGAAGAGCAAATGAAGCAGCTCAGCGATGATGAGCTTAAAGGCAAAACGGAAGAGTTTAAGCAAAAAATAAAAGATGCTACGGCCGAAACGATTGCCGAGATAAAAGAGATTAAGAAGCAGCTTGATGATATTGAGAACATCGGGCCTGGCGAACACCGCGAAATGGCGGAGCACCTGGAAGAGCTGGAACAGCAGGAGCTGGACATCATCGAAGAGGTTATGGATGACATTTTGCCCGAGGCCTTTGCCGTGCTTAAAGATACCTGCCGACGATTTGTCGGAAAATCCTGGAAAGTGGGTGGCAATGAAATTACCTGGGAAATGGTGCCCTATGATGTACAGCTAATAGGTGCGATTGTACTGCACCAGGGCCGCATTGCTGAGATGAAAACCGGTGAAGGTAAAACACTGGTCGCCATATTCCCGGCTTACCTGAATGCCCTTGCCGGAAAAGGCGTACATGTTGTGACGGTGAACAACTACCTGGCCATGCGTGATGCCGAGTGGAATGAACCTATTTTTAATTTCCACGGCTTGCATGTGGATTGTGTGGACCGCTACCAACCCAGTACCGAGCAGCGACGAAAAGCCTACAAAGCTGATATTACCTACGGAACGAATAACGAATTTGGCTTCGACTACCTCCGCGATAACATGGTAGTTGAACAGGAGCAGTTGGTTCAGCGCGAACATCACTACACCATTATTGATGAGGTTGACTCCATCCTGATTGATGAGGCCCGTACTCCACTTATCATTTCTGGTCCGGTACCGCAGGACAACAAGTCCGGGAAATACGTGGAAATGAAGCCTCGTGTAGAATCGCTGGTTAATGCCCAGAAGAAATTGGTTGCCAATCTTGTGAAAGAAGGAAAAGAGCTGCTCGATGAAGGCGATGAAGAAAAAGCCGGGCTCGCCCTCTTCCGTGCCGTTCGCGGTTTCCCGAAAAACTCACAACTGCGAAAACTTCAGCAGGATCCTAAAATTCAGAAACTGATTCAGAGTACCGAGTCTTTCTACCTGCAGGATAACGCCAAAAACATGCCTGTGGTGGATGAGTACTTGTTTTACGCGGTGGATCCAAAGATGAATTCCATTGAAATGACCGAAAAAGGCCGGGAGTTCATCACCAAAAAAGGAGAAGATGAAGACTTTTTCGTAATCCCGGATTTAGGGGAAGAAACGGCCGTCATCGAAAAAGAAATTGAAGAGCTCGAAGAAGAGAAGCTGAATGAAATCAAAAAAAATGACGACTTCAGTGAAGAGTATAAAGAGAAGAAAATAGCAGAGGCCAAGCAGGAAGTCCGGCAGGAACGAGAGCGCAAGTTCAACGATCTGCACCGGTTATTTGCTGAGCGCGGAGACCGTATCCACACCGTAAATCAGCTGCTAAAGGCTTACACTAACTTTGAACGGGAAGAGGAATACATCGTTCAGGATGGCAAGGTAAACATCGTGGATGAGCACACCGGACGTGTACTTTCCGGACGTCGATATTCCGATGGCTTGCACCAGGCGATTGAGGCTAAAGAGGAAGTAAAAGTTGAGGCTTCCACACAGACCTATGCTACCATTACCCTTCAGAATTATTTCCGAATGTATAACAAACTGGCCGGTATGACCGGTACTGCGGAAACAGAAGAAGGTGAGTTTAACGAGATTTATGAACTTGATGTGGTTGTCATCCCCACCAACAAGCCTATTGCCCGCGATGACAAAGAGGATCTTGTTTTTAAAACCAAGCGGGAGAAATTTAACGCATCGGTTGAGAAAATCCGCGAGTACCATAAAAAAGGTCAGCCGGTATTGGTGGGTACTACCAGTGTTGATGTATCTGAAAAGCTGAGCCGTATGCTGCAACGCGCCGGCATACCGCATAATGTTTTGAACGCGAAACAGCACGCCAAGGAAAGTGAAATTGTAAAACAAGCCGGTGAAATCGGAGCCGTAACCGTAGCTACCAACATGGCCGGTCGTGGTACCGATATCAAGCTTGCCAAGGGCGTGAAGGAAAAAGGCGGACTGGCTATTTTAGGTACCGAGCGTCACGAATCGCGCCGTATTGACTTACAGCTTCGCGGACGTGCTGGTCGTCAGGGTGATCCCGGTGAATCACAGTTTTATGTATCGCTGGAAGATGACCTGATGGCGTTGTTTATGAGCGACCGGGTAGCCAATGTGATGGATAAACTCAGCTTTGAAGAAGGCGAGGTTATTACTCATCCATGGATTACCAAGTCGCTGGAGAGAGCTCAAAGTAAAGTAGAGCAAAATAACTTCAGCATCCGTAAACGACAGCTGGAATATGATGACGTACTGAACAATCAGCGTAACGTGATTTATGCCCGAAGAAAGCACGCTCTTTCCGGGGATCAGCTGCGAACAGACATCATGGACATGCTGGATGACCTGATCGAGTCGACGGTGGAAGAACATGTAGCTGCCGGCGATTATGACGGACTTCATGAGTCTGTTTTACGCCACCTTGCTGTAGATGTGGACTATGATCGTGAGAAGTGGTTCAACATGAACGAGCGGGATCTGGCCGATCACATTATCGACAAAGCTATTGCTGCTTATCGTAAGAAAGAAGAACGAATGGCCAAACCGCTTTATGAGGTAATGAAGCGAATTACGGAAGCCAATCCGGAAAATCGTCCCGATAAAGTTCAGGTTATTTTCACCGACGGAATTCGCCGCATGCGCATTGTGGTGGATGTAGAATCAGCTCTTGAAAATGAAGGACGTGAAGTTGCACGATCTCTGGAGAAAAGTGCCATCCTTTCCATTATCGATCAAAAATGGATGGAACACCTGCGCGAGCTGGATTCCGTTAAAGAAGGTATCGGATTGCGTTCGTTTGCTCAGAAAGATCCGTTGCTGGAATACAAACGTGAAGCATTTGACATGTTTAAGATGTTACTTGACGACATCAACCAGGAAGCTATTTCATTGATATGGAAGGCAGTACCAGAAGTGCAGGCCGAGGATTCCAAACTTGAGAAAGCTCAGAAGCAGAAATCACGTTTCGACACTTCCTCGATGGAAACCCAGCACGCCGACTCTACCGGTATGGGACTCAAGGCGCCGGCTCAGCCTCAGCAAAATGGAGGGCAGAAACCACAGGGTGGAAATGCAAAACGTCAGCCGGTTGAAGTTGCTGATGAACCCGGACGAAATGATTATGTAACCGTCCAGAATATGAGCAGCGGCGAAACCAAAGAGATCAAATGGAAATACGCCAAACGGATGGTAGATGAAGAAGGCTGGGTAGTAGTCGAGAAGTAA
- a CDS encoding biotin--[acetyl-CoA-carboxylase] ligase, which produces MFDSELFENHLATSWLGRSFYFFEELPSTNSYAKQLNGENSQHGALVLTDDQTGGRGQYDRIWKAEPGKNLTFSLVFEPQKAERFTLLTLACALAVSEIVNACAEVDTKLKWPNDILCNNKKLCGILTETQFSGNKLERVVVGLGLNINQVEFQGELAEKATSLRKECSKEFSREKVLADILQKIEYRYRLWNQFDADLVKQINRALIGFGEWTRLEVNDEQLDGEFKFLGVNESGSLIALNKDYDIRSFSHEQVRVQA; this is translated from the coding sequence TTGTTCGATTCAGAACTTTTTGAGAATCATTTAGCTACGTCCTGGCTGGGACGTAGCTTTTATTTTTTTGAGGAATTGCCATCTACTAACTCCTATGCGAAGCAACTTAATGGCGAGAATTCTCAACATGGAGCGCTGGTTTTAACCGATGATCAAACCGGGGGGCGGGGGCAATATGATCGCATATGGAAGGCAGAGCCGGGAAAAAACCTGACGTTCAGCCTGGTTTTTGAGCCTCAAAAAGCCGAACGGTTTACCTTGCTTACTTTAGCATGCGCTCTGGCTGTTTCAGAAATTGTGAATGCCTGCGCAGAAGTTGATACCAAACTGAAATGGCCTAACGACATCCTGTGCAATAACAAAAAGCTCTGTGGTATTCTTACCGAAACTCAGTTCTCCGGAAATAAGCTGGAACGTGTGGTAGTTGGCCTTGGCTTAAATATAAACCAAGTTGAGTTTCAGGGAGAGCTGGCTGAAAAAGCTACCTCTTTAAGGAAGGAATGCAGCAAAGAGTTTTCAAGAGAAAAGGTGTTGGCCGATATCCTTCAAAAAATTGAATACCGCTACCGGTTATGGAATCAATTTGATGCCGACCTGGTGAAACAGATAAACCGGGCACTGATTGGTTTTGGGGAATGGACCCGGTTGGAAGTAAATGACGAACAGCTGGATGGCGAGTTTAAGTTTCTCGGAGTGAATGAATCGGGGTCACTCATCGCGCTCAATAAAGATTATGACATCCGAAGCTTTTCTCACGAGCAGGTGCGAGTTCAGGCATAA
- a CDS encoding isoamylase early set domain-containing protein, with product MISKEFTPKRTVCKVRLTIPAEWAEKEVAVAGDFNDWDTAAEKLEKKKDAWTTTLRLKPENEYKFKYFIDGERWENDDAADKYVPNEFGTEDSVVSIGE from the coding sequence ATGATTTCAAAAGAATTCACTCCTAAAAGAACGGTATGTAAAGTAAGGCTTACGATCCCCGCCGAATGGGCCGAAAAGGAAGTGGCCGTTGCCGGCGACTTTAACGACTGGGATACGGCTGCTGAAAAACTGGAAAAGAAAAAAGATGCCTGGACCACCACGCTTCGCCTGAAGCCTGAGAACGAGTATAAGTTTAAATACTTTATTGATGGCGAGCGCTGGGAAAACGACGATGCTGCGGACAAATACGTGCCTAATGAATTTGGTACCGAAGATTCTGTAGTCTCGATTGGGGAGTGA